The genomic stretch GGACTTTGAATTCGGCAAAGTCCTTAACCATTCCATACTGATCCAAATCGGACCCCTCAATCGAACAAGTGATGCGAAAGGAGTGGCCATGAAGATTGCGACATTTGCCTGAATAGCCGTGTACCAGCCGGTGAGCGGCCTCAAAGGTAAAGGAGGTGCTTAAAGTAAACAGACCCTGGGAATTCATGGGGCAGAGAATGGATGATTTGAAGCCTTGAGTCAATCCCTTGGGGGCCTGGATTTGCGGGCCGAGGGCTGAAAATTCATCAGCTGCTAGAGGAGGTTCGGAAAAAACCGGGGGAAATTGTTTCAAGTGGGGCTTGCGGGGAGGGAATCTGGCGGGATTCAGGTATGAAGGGGTCTGAAACTCATCAAAACGTCTAACTTGGGGGGATCCATGACACGTTTGTTTCTCGCTATTGCTCTATTTGTGTCCAGCTTTTCAGCTTTTGCCAGCCTGGATCAGGACGAAGTCATTAAAGGCTTGTCTGGTCGTTA from Pseudobdellovibrionaceae bacterium encodes the following:
- a CDS encoding 6-carboxytetrahydropterin synthase; the protein is MKQFPPVFSEPPLAADEFSALGPQIQAPKGLTQGFKSSILCPMNSQGLFTLSTSFTFEAAHRLVHGYSGKCRNLHGHSFRITCSIEGSDLDQYGMVKDFAEFKVLKAWCKDHWDHATLLSESDTATIEFLTSTEQKFFCFKENPTSEVIARYLLKKSEELGFPLTSVTIDETCTHSCTIRR